Within Dysgonomonas sp. HDW5A, the genomic segment AAGAACAGAGAAGCTGAAAATACTGCCGATTTTATAAAGGAGCGTATCAACCTTTTAGCTTCTGAATTGAACGATTTAGAGAAATATCTTGAAAACTTCAAGAAACAAAATAATATAACAGACATTACGGCTGAATCTACTGTCTTTATTGAGAAATACAATGATCTTCAAGAGAAAAATACGGAGATTGATATTCAATTGAGTATAGCCGATATGTTGGAGAATTTTATTTCTGACCCTAAAAATAAATATGAACTGATTCCGACTAATACGGCTGTTTCGAGTAATGCTTTGGAGGCAATTCGTTCATATAATGCTGCTTTATTGGAAAGGAGCCACTTGTTACAAAATAGTACAGATAAAAATCCTGCTGTTGTTGTAATGAATGAACAAATCGGATTACTGAGAAAGAATGTAGAAACCAGTATTCGCAATGCACGTAAAGATATTAGTATTCGCAAGAAAGATTGGGCAGGGCTTGAAGGAGAGATGCAATCTCGCATGTCAGAAATGCCCAGACAGGAACGTGAATATCTGGAGATTGAACGTCAGAGAAAAGTGAAATCAGACCTTTATATATTCTTGTTGACAAAAATGGAGGAAACTCAATTGACGTTGGCTTCGACTACGCCTAAAGCAAAAGTAATTGATGGAGCGTATAATATATGGAAACCTGTTGCGCCCCGTAAGATGATAACGTTGGGTATTGCTCTGCTTTTTGCGGCAATGATTCCTATTCTGATTATTTATCTGCTGGATATATTTAAAACTAAAATAGCATCGAAAGACGAATTGGAAGAGGCTACATCAGTGCCTGTCTTGGGTGAAATCTGTCTTGATAAAAATGCCGGAAATGTTGCTGTTGCCGAGGGCGTGAGTACTTCTACTGCCGAGTTGTTCAGGTTGGTGAGGACTAACCTTCAATTCCTGATGAAGAAAGATGATAAGGTAATCTTAGTAACATCAAGTGTGAGTGGTGAGGGTAAATCTTTCTTTACAGTCAATTTGGCATTATCGTTTTCATTGATTAAAAATAAAAAAGTGGTATTGGTCGGGCTGGATATTCGTAACCCGAAACTGACCGAATATTTAAGTATAAACAGAAAAGATGGTATGACCTTGTATTTGGCTTCGGATGATATGAAACCCGAAGAGATTATAATACATCGTCCCGATCTGCATCCCAATGTATATGTAGTTCCTGCGGGACCTATCCCCCCCAATCCATCGGAATTATTGCTGAATGATCGCTTGGAGGAAATGTTCACCTATTTGCGTGCGAACTTCGACTATATAATAGTTGATACAGCTCCTGTGGGAATGGTTTCCGATACATTCTGTCTCGATAGGATTTCCGATATAACGGTATACCTGTTTAGAGCAAATTATACAAACAAATCGTATCTGAAATTAGCAGAGTCGATTGTTGAAGAACAGAAATTGAAAAAACTGTCCATCGTAATAAATGGAACCACTACCAAAGCCGCTTATGGTTATGGATATGGTGCAAATACAGGCAAACCAAAATAACACAAGATATTGAGTAAAATAGTTATCACCAGAAAAGATGTTGTATGGGGATATGTAGCTCAAGGCTGTAATATTGGGGCTAATATTTTCATATTGCCTGCTATTTTTCGTTATTTACCATCCAATACGTTGGGTATTTGGTACATTTTTGTCAATCTCGGCATGTTTGCCACACTTATCGGTTTGGTGTTTCAGACCTCTTTTTCCCGCAATATATCTTATGCTTTTGGCGGTGCTACTTCTTTGATTAAAGAGGGTATTGATTCTGATGCCGATGTGTTGGGAGAATCTAATTTTCCACTGATCAAAAGCCTTATACATGCTATGCGTCGCTTTTATGGCTACGTGTCAGCTGTTATGATCGTTTTTCTGATACTGATTGGTTCGTTATATATTCGCCACTTGTCTAGAGATTTGCACGATCAGGATGTTATTATAACTTCTTGGATTCTCTATTCATTGAGTGTTGTAGCCAGTTTTTATTGTCTTTATTTCAGTTGTATACTTCAAGGACGCGGATATATTAAAGAATATAATCAGCTTGTCATCATCAACAGGTTGGTGTACATGGTTTTGGTTTTCGGACTGTTGTATTCGGGATATGGAATCTTAGGAATTGCAATAGCCAATTGTATCTCTACTATTATTAATTTTATTGTAGGAGATATTTTGGCATATAAAGATGGACTAAGACAAACTCTTAAACAAACTAAAATACAGGCTAAAGACCTCATGGGGATTATTTGGCAAAACACCTATAAATTGGGTTTGGCTAATATGGCATTATTTTTTTCCACAAGAGGAAGTCTGTTTTATGCTTCTTTGTTTTTGCCTCTGGCTACTGTAGCAAAATACGGGTTGAGTATACAGGTGGTAAATGTCTTTGGAAGTGTATCTTTACTTTATTACTATAGCTATTCAACTTATATTTCGCAAAGTTGGGTGACTAAAGAACTGGATGTTATTCGTCGTATTTATTCCAAGAGTCTGGTGCTTTTCTTATTCATATATATTGTAGGTTGTATTTCAATATTGCTTTTTGGTGATTGGGCGTTAGATTTTATTGGTAGTGGTACTACGTTTTTACCTACTTTGCCTTTGGCGTTATTATTTGTAGTGTACTTACTGGATTCTAATCAGACATTGGCGTTGAATTTAATATCTTCCGAAAATAAAGTACCTTATCTGGCATCATCTTTATGGTCGGCATTAGGGATTTTCATTCTGATACCTGTTTTTATTCGGTATTTTGATTGGGGAATTGTAGGAGCTATTTTAGCGGTTGGTGTTGTTCAGCTTTGTTATCAGAACTGGAAATGGGTTTTGACTGTTTCCGAAGGGTTTGGTATGAGCTATGTGCAGCAGATTAAGTACGGAGTGTCTAATTGGCTAGGTAAAGAAAGGAGCTGGTAATGAATGAAGTTTTAGAGAAAATAAGACGACCAAGTATATTCATTCTGTTATTGATTCTCAATCTCAGATTCCTGTTTACGGTTGTGTTGGGGGAAAGGCAAGAGATATTGACTATTCTCACTTTTTTCTTTTTCCTTTTGTCGTTCGATTATACAGCCATGCGTCGGGAGTATTTATATTGGTTGGGGATACTTATTATCGTATCTCTGGCACAATTCACACCTTATAAACAGAATGTGCTGACCCCTATTGTTTTGATGCAATGTATATCGACACTTAATCTTAAAACCTATTTACGATACAACATAATTATATTGGGAGGCACAGCCTTGTTAATGCTTCTGTTTGTGGGAACAGGACAGATGATTCAAGCGGAAGCCATCAGTACAATACGCATACGTTACGATTTTGGCTACGGACATCCCAATGCAGCGGCACTTTATTATTGGGGACTGTTTATTTCGATATTGTTATATTGTTATGTCTCCAAGTATCGTAATTTTATATGGATACTCCTGGCCTTTTTGCTTTTAGTATCTACTTATTTGTATGTGGAGACCGACTCACGTAGCTTTATTTTTGCAGTAATAAGCTTTATTCTGGTCTTGTGTTATTTTAGTTTGCGATCAAGATTTAAACGAGATTACAGAATCGGTTATTCCCGATATGTACTATATCTGTTGCCGATCGTATTTGTGGTATTGACTATTTATTTTGCCATAAATGTGAATGATTATCCTGTCTTAAATATACTGTTAAGCAAGAGACTTACTTTATATAAAGAGTTATTGGATGGGTTAACCCCTTTGCAATATCTTTTGGGTACAACGGCATTCGATTATATTATCGTTGATAACTCGTATCTGCATTTGTTATTCGAAGCAGGAGTTTTAGTCTTTGTTTATTTTGTGTGGCTATGGTTCTTTGCGGTAAAAAATATGGTAAAACAGCAGAGTTTTATTTTAATAGCGGTTTTTATCAGCTTTTTGGTATACGGATTGATGGAATCGTTGTTATTATATAGTGTGATAATTGGTAATAATATTTTCTGGGTATTATTATATCGTTATCGATACGAGGAAGATGAGTTATTTGATCCTGAGTCGAAGGTAGATTGAATATAATCATATGTGTTTGAAATAATGAGCGACTATTTTGTTATATAATAATCTGTTGAATTAAAGAACAACTCGAAAAATGAAAATAGTATATTGTCTCATCGATTCATCTCAAGCGGGAGGAATGGAGCGTAGCATCTGTTGCAAGGCTAATTACTTTGCAGATGTTATGGGATATGATGTGACTATAATTGCAACAGATAGGGAATCAAGAGAGAATTTTTTTGACTTCTCTTCTAAAATACATTTTTTCGATTTATGCATAAATTATCGAGAGTTAGATGGACTACCTTTCTTCAAACGACTAAAGAATCAGATACAAAAAAGAAAAGAACATAGACTCCGCTTAGAACAGATTCTGAAAAAAATACAAGCCGATATAGTCGTTTCGACTTGTACGCATGAAGTTTCTATGCTGTGTAAGATGAAAGATGGTAGTCGGAAAATAGCTGAGAGCCATTTATCTAAAGACCATAAAAAAGTAGATGTGAGTTTAAGTAATCAATCGTTATTATCTAAGATTTTTACTTTGATAACTGATTTTCGGAGAAAGCGATTCCTCAAATATTACGATGCTTTGGTAGTACTTTCCGAAAGTGAAAAAAGACTTTGGAAAGGGTTTAATAATCGTATTGTGAGTATTCCTAACTCTTTGCCTTTCTTTTACGATTCCACTACGGACTGTACCCAAAAGAGAGTAATAAGTGTAGGACGTTTGAGTAAAGAAAAGGGTTTTTCATATCTGATTGATGCGTGGCGATCAGTCTCTCAAAAATATTCCGATTGGGAATTAGTAATTTTCGGGAACGGTGTTGAGCTTGAAATCTTACAAAAACAAATTTCAGATTTAGGACTAAAAAATAATATCCGAATACATTCTTCGGTGAAAAATATTTCAGATGAATATCTGAAAAGTTCTCTCTATGTGATGCCTTCAATAAGCGAGGCATTTGGCTTGGTTCTTCCTGAGGCTATGTCTTGCGGATTGCCTTGTATTGCTTTTAAGTGTTCGGATGGATTATCTGAAATCATAAAGGATGATGAGAACGGCTTTTTAGTGGAAACTAGAAATATAGATAAACTGTCTGAGAAAATATCTTTTTTAATTGAGAACGAGCAATTAAGAAAGCAAATGGGGCAAAATGCAAGAGCAAGCATACAGCGTTTTCTCCCTGAGAATATTATGCCTCAATGGATAGACTTATTTTCTAAGATTATAAAACAGTAAATGAAAGTACTTCAGATCAATAAATATCCATCACTAAAAGGGGGAACGGAGACTGTTTTATTTGAGACAATCCGTTTACTTAAAGAGTCTGGATATGAAGTGGTACTCTTATCAACAGATGAGGGAGAGATTACTTATGCACCTACTTATACAATTTCATATCCTGATCGTAATGCTTCGTTAATAAAAAGAGTGTCTAATTTGCCTTCTTTTTTTTATAATAGGTCTGCGGTTAAAGTTTTAGAATCTGTTATCAAAAAAGAAAAGCCAGACATTGTACATATCCATTTATATCACAATAGTTTTTCCAATTCGATAGTACCTGTTCTAAAAAAGCATAATATTCCTGTTGTCATGACTTTACATGAATATCGTCAGATTTGCCCATCTTATTTATTGTTGGATAAAAATCAGCATATTTGCGAGAAATGTATTGATGGAAATTATTTCCATTGTATGTTTACACAATGTGCTAAGGGTAGTTTAATTGAAAGTTCCCTTTTAACGATGGAAATGTTTTATAGGCGAATGTTTTATAAAACAGAAAAGTATGTCGATAAATTTATTTGTCCGAGTGATTTTGTTTATCGGAAGCATTTATCTTTTAATAAAAAAATAGCAGATAAGTCTGTTGTGATTTATAATCCGGTTAAAAAAATTTCTTTAGAGAATATAAATAAAGGTGATTATCTGCTGTATTTTGGGAGATTGTCCCATGAAAAAGGAATTCAGACATTGCTATCAGCTATGAAACAATTGCCGGATGTAAAGTTGAAAATAGCAGGTGTTGGTGATTTACTTTTTAATGATATTCCCCCGAATGTAGAGTTATTAGGATTTAAAAGACAGGAAGAATTAGTGTCAATTATAAGGAAGGCTTTATTTGCTGTTGTTCCTTCTCGAAGCTATGAAACATTTGGGTTGTCGTGTACCGAAAGTTTATCACAAGGTACTCCTGTTATAGCTTCAAATATAGGGGCTATTCCAGAGATTGTAGAGCATCGCAAAAATGGTTTTCTTTTTGACGTAGGGAATGTCAGCAGTTTAGTGAAAACTATTTCAGAGGCAATATCTTTGTCAGATGAAGAATATATCCACATGGCAGAGGCAGGACAGCAGAGTCTGATTAAATTTTCAGCAGATAAGTATATAAAGAGTTTACTGTCTATATACAAAGAATTGATTAGTAAATGAAAATAGCCATATTAGGAACCAGAGGCATCCCCAATAATTATGGAGGATTTGAGCAGTTCGCAGAATACCTGTCTGTCGGATTGGTCGAGCTAGGACATTCTGTGACAGTATATAATGCGCATTTTCATGAATACGATCAGCCGGAGTTCAGATGTGTTACCATCAGAAAGATATATAGTCCTGAGAAGCAAATAGGTGCGGCCGCTAATTTTGTATATGACTACCTGTGTATGAAGGATGCTTTGAAACAGGATTTTGATATTATTTACGAAGCCGGCTACCATAGTAATGCACCCTCTTATTATTTGCTAAAGAAAAATTCGCCCATTGTAATAACCAATATGGATGGGATAGAATGGAAAAGAAGCAAGTGGAATTATTTTACTCGTCAACTGATTAAGAAACTGGAGAAAATAGCAGTTCGTAAATCTGATTATTTAGTTTCCGATAATTCAGCAATCCAAGAATATTATAAGAAAGAGTTTAATGCAGAATCGTTTTGTATTGCTTATGGGGCTGACATAGTTGAACACTTCGATAAGGAGTTGCTATCTCCCTATAATGTGACAGCTAATAATTATTTTCTCGTGATCGCCCGTTTAGAACCTGAGAATAATATCGAAATGATTCTTGATGGATACGTCTTATCGAATGATTCCCGTCCATTTTTGGTAATCGGTAATGCGGGAACAAAATATGGAAGATTTCTTCAAGCAAAATATCGCAATACTAATATTCATTTTCTGGGTGCAGTGTATAAAAAAACGGTATTGGATAGCCTTCGCCATTATTGCACTCTGTATTTTCACGGGCACTCTGTGGGAGGTACCAATCCTTCATTGTTAGAAGCAATGGCTTCTCAAGTGTTGATTGCTTCACATGATAACGAGTTTAACAAAGCGGTGTTGAACATTAATGCTTTATACTTTGTTAAGGATACAGAAGTCGCCTCTGTGATTTGTAATATTAATTCTTTAGGTGACGAAAAAAAGAAGATTTTTATAGAGAGTAATAAAGCACAAATTATCAATAAATATTCGTGGAAGTCAATAGTGTTTCGGTATGAGAGTCTATTCAATGAGATTCTGAAAAAGAAATAGTATTAGATTTAAGGATTCTATATGCAATGTTAACAAATATTTCAGTTTGCAGCATGCTGTATTTATATGTTATGTAGCATTATTTGTGTTTTTTGCAACCTTAAAATCTCGAAAAATTAGATCGTAATTGGTATTCAGTAGATTACTAGATATAAAAAAATTCTATCTGATTTTAATAACTTAAAAGAATGATTCCTTAGATACTATCTCTTATATTTGTAATATGAAAGAATTTACGTCCCATATAGATTACCTGATACAGAAGCATGACTGTGTGATTATACCGGATTTTGGAGGTTTTGTATTGAATCGTGAAGTGGCTAAAATAGCTGCCGATGGTTCTATTACACCACCAAGGGTTACCGTTGGTTTTAACCCCGATCTTAAGTATAACGATGGTTTGTTGGCGGAGTCATATATGAATGCATATTCTATATCATATGATATTGCTTGCAAACGTATCGGAGATGTGGTGAAGAGGTTGAATACGATCCTTGCTTTAAGACAACCCATACAATTAGGATTGTTGGGTAAATTGTCACAAGAAACGGATGGCCGTTTGAGCTTTGAGCCTAATCATAATATCTCAGCCTCTCATTCAGAAACATTTGGATTGTCGGTGCTGGATATTAGAAGATTGGTTGATATTCAGGAAATACAGAAAGTATCTATTGTCAATAATAGACGCTCGATTTATAAAAGAGTATTTGCCGGAGTTGGTGCAACTGCAGCGGCTATTCTGGTCTTTTTTGTCACTTCTACTCCTATTTCTGAGAACGAAAACAATAATGTACAGAAATCAGGATTTTTTACAGATTTGATTTCGGCTTCCGCTAACCATTCAAATTCTATCGAAATTTTATCTGATAGTTCATTAGATATCTCTTCTCTGGAGGAAATTATAAGTGAAACCGATGTTGAAGCTCCGATTACAGAAGTTGAGGTAAAGAAAGAAGAACCTAAAATAGAAAAGGTTGTTCCTGCTGTTACTCAAAAAGCAGAACCTGCAAAGGTTGCCAAAGCTACTACTGTTGCAGAAACTCCTACCGTGAAGAAGGCTGTTGAACCAAAATTCTTTGTTATAATAGGTAGTGCTGGCAGCAAATCAGAAGCACAAAAAGCTCTTAAGACGTTTAAGGATAGAGGATATAAGGATGCTAATATAGTTAATTCAGGAGACCGTAATAGAATATATGTAGCGTCTTTTGAAGACAAAGCTCAAGCTGAGAAATACTTGGCTTCATTTAAGAAGAGTAATCCCAAATTAAACGATGCTTGGGTGTTTACAAAGAGAAATTAATATATCCTATATTATAGAAATAAAAAAGAGCTGTCTGTAAAGGCAGCTCTTCTTATTTGTACATATTACTTTACTTGAAGAGGTATTCCCGAAACCATCAGATATACCTTATTGGCTTTAGATGCAATATATTGATTTATCCACCCTTGCAGATCCATAAATAATCTTTGTGCTTTATTTTCAGACGTTCCTCCTAATCCGATTTCATTACTAACGAAAATAAATTGAGCTTCTTGCTGAATTAGCTTATCAAACTCTTCCTTTATCATAGCTAGAGATAAATCTACATCCGAATTGTTGTCAAAGAAAAAGTTTGTAGCCCATAAAGTAACGCAATCTACCAATACAACCCTGTTTTCAAGCCGATGGTTGCTTAATTGCTTCTCTTCTTCTATATTAGTCCATTCAGTGCCTCTGTCTGCTTTGTGGCGTTCGATACGCTTTTGGTGTTCTTCGTCCCAAATTCGCGAAGTTGCCAGATAGACCGGGTTTTCAGATAATGATAGAGCTATTTGCTGAGCATAGCTGCTTTTTCCGGATCGTTGTCCTCCTGTGATAAATATAATTTCTTTAGCCATTTAGTCATCATTCTTTTTACGTTTATATAAAAAGTCGTGCCAGCGTTCTTCATCTGTTCCTTCTTGAAACATATCGAATCGAGCCATCGTAAAGAAAAGATCAGACAGACGGTTTATAAATTGCAGTATATTTGCCGGAACTTCATCTTGTTTATTCAACGTCCATAAACGGCGTTCGCTTCTTCTTGCAATGGTTCTGGCCAATTGTAAATGAGCTGAAGCAAGTGTTCCTCCCGGTAAAACGAAGGTCTTACTTTCGCCCATTCTGTCAGTCATACTATCCATACATACTTCACAGAATTTGGCAAGATCTTCGGGGAGCTTATTCGGATTCTTTTCCCGCATTTCGGAAGGAGTTGCCACATGAGACATAACCACCATTAATTCGGTTTGAATCTTGAATAATATAGCCTGAAATTCATGTTCTCGTGGAAGGTATGCCCGTACTACACCGATCATCGAATTTAATTCATCTATCGTTCCGTTAGCTTCGATACGAATATCATCTTTATCTACTCGTTGACCTCCATGTATGCCTGTTTTGCCTTTATCGCCACCTTTAGTATATATTTTCATGATCAATTTAATTAAGTAAAGGAAATATATTGGTAATACTCAATACGATGATTATTAAAATCATAAGTATTTCTGTTCGTTGATTTATGTTGACTGCTACCTGCATATCTTCAGTAGTAATAGCTCTGTCTGTAGTTCCTATATAGGGTTTATCCACTAATTGACCAAAATAATAGTTTGGTCCTCCAAACCGGCAATTGAGGATACCTGCTAAAGCTGATTCGGGATATCCTGAATTCGGACTGGCATGTTGTGATCCATATTTAGAAATGAAAGATAGTAAAGACAGCCTACTGCTGACAATGAGCATTAATAGGGCAGTTAATCGGGCAGGAACATAATTGGCAATATCATCGATATGTGCTGCCCAACATCCAAAATCTTTGTACCGTTCGTTTTTGTATCCGATCATCGAATCCAGTGTATTGATCATTTTATAGGCGACCATACCCGGTACTCCTAATAATAGGTACCAGAAGAGTGGTGCTATAACTCCATCGCTCAGATTCTCGGATAAAGTTTCGAGTGCAGCTGTCCGTATTTGCTGGGGCGATAATTGAGATGTATCTCGTCCGACAATTCGGGCGACCTGTTTGCGTCCGTCTTCTGTCGATTTGTCGGTTGCGATGAAAACGTCTCTCACTTCATCTGCAAGAGTTTTTCCTGCCAGACAGAAGAATACCATTATGGCATTGAATCCTATCGCTAAATATGGATTTATAGAGATCAGCCCTTTATTTAGATAGAGGAAAAGAAGAAAGCATCCTACAATCAAAAATATAGAAAAAGCTGCCCCTTTGAATATTTTGGACCTACCTTTATTCAATAATTTTTCTCCCCTTGCTATTATTTTCCCAAAGGCTACAACCGGATGAGGGAGTGACGACGGGTCGCCAAACAACCGATCTGCAATCCATCCAATAATAAGTGGTATTATCAGTAAAAGAATACTACTATTGGTATATTCTAAAGTCATAACAGTCTTTGTTT encodes:
- a CDS encoding polysaccharide biosynthesis tyrosine autokinase, with protein sequence MSAKKKSEFVNVGDVILKYTRYWKWFLLSGITCLFIAIAYLKTVDPTYLIVSNVKLRTEAEGAKIASSLVRSFGLGGLADSDNIDDEAAVMSSQSHMRDMIYELGLYTTYDLKKFPFDKSMYNTSPLVISVDRSVMDTLSMPIKFKIDVKGKSVEVKAEIDGDKVGEFQFNSLPADVKTPYGSFSLNYSGKSIGKDSYTIEVFLSGLDYAAEKFRSRIMIGAAGNSSDIISLSVRDVNRERGKDILNKLVELYNIDAKSDKNREAENTADFIKERINLLASELNDLEKYLENFKKQNNITDITAESTVFIEKYNDLQEKNTEIDIQLSIADMLENFISDPKNKYELIPTNTAVSSNALEAIRSYNAALLERSHLLQNSTDKNPAVVVMNEQIGLLRKNVETSIRNARKDISIRKKDWAGLEGEMQSRMSEMPRQEREYLEIERQRKVKSDLYIFLLTKMEETQLTLASTTPKAKVIDGAYNIWKPVAPRKMITLGIALLFAAMIPILIIYLLDIFKTKIASKDELEEATSVPVLGEICLDKNAGNVAVAEGVSTSTAELFRLVRTNLQFLMKKDDKVILVTSSVSGEGKSFFTVNLALSFSLIKNKKVVLVGLDIRNPKLTEYLSINRKDGMTLYLASDDMKPEEIIIHRPDLHPNVYVVPAGPIPPNPSELLLNDRLEEMFTYLRANFDYIIVDTAPVGMVSDTFCLDRISDITVYLFRANYTNKSYLKLAESIVEEQKLKKLSIVINGTTTKAAYGYGYGANTGKPK
- a CDS encoding glycosyltransferase family 4 protein is translated as MKIVYCLIDSSQAGGMERSICCKANYFADVMGYDVTIIATDRESRENFFDFSSKIHFFDLCINYRELDGLPFFKRLKNQIQKRKEHRLRLEQILKKIQADIVVSTCTHEVSMLCKMKDGSRKIAESHLSKDHKKVDVSLSNQSLLSKIFTLITDFRRKRFLKYYDALVVLSESEKRLWKGFNNRIVSIPNSLPFFYDSTTDCTQKRVISVGRLSKEKGFSYLIDAWRSVSQKYSDWELVIFGNGVELEILQKQISDLGLKNNIRIHSSVKNISDEYLKSSLYVMPSISEAFGLVLPEAMSCGLPCIAFKCSDGLSEIIKDDENGFLVETRNIDKLSEKISFLIENEQLRKQMGQNARASIQRFLPENIMPQWIDLFSKIIKQ
- the cbiB gene encoding adenosylcobinamide-phosphate synthase CbiB, coding for MTLEYTNSSILLLIIPLIIGWIADRLFGDPSSLPHPVVAFGKIIARGEKLLNKGRSKIFKGAAFSIFLIVGCFLLFLYLNKGLISINPYLAIGFNAIMVFFCLAGKTLADEVRDVFIATDKSTEDGRKQVARIVGRDTSQLSPQQIRTAALETLSENLSDGVIAPLFWYLLLGVPGMVAYKMINTLDSMIGYKNERYKDFGCWAAHIDDIANYVPARLTALLMLIVSSRLSLLSFISKYGSQHASPNSGYPESALAGILNCRFGGPNYYFGQLVDKPYIGTTDRAITTEDMQVAVNINQRTEILMILIIIVLSITNIFPLLN
- the cobU gene encoding bifunctional adenosylcobinamide kinase/adenosylcobinamide-phosphate guanylyltransferase, which produces MAKEIIFITGGQRSGKSSYAQQIALSLSENPVYLATSRIWDEEHQKRIERHKADRGTEWTNIEEEKQLSNHRLENRVVLVDCVTLWATNFFFDNNSDVDLSLAMIKEEFDKLIQQEAQFIFVSNEIGLGGTSENKAQRLFMDLQGWINQYIASKANKVYLMVSGIPLQVK
- a CDS encoding DUF1972 domain-containing protein: MKIAILGTRGIPNNYGGFEQFAEYLSVGLVELGHSVTVYNAHFHEYDQPEFRCVTIRKIYSPEKQIGAAANFVYDYLCMKDALKQDFDIIYEAGYHSNAPSYYLLKKNSPIVITNMDGIEWKRSKWNYFTRQLIKKLEKIAVRKSDYLVSDNSAIQEYYKKEFNAESFCIAYGADIVEHFDKELLSPYNVTANNYFLVIARLEPENNIEMILDGYVLSNDSRPFLVIGNAGTKYGRFLQAKYRNTNIHFLGAVYKKTVLDSLRHYCTLYFHGHSVGGTNPSLLEAMASQVLIASHDNEFNKAVLNINALYFVKDTEVASVICNINSLGDEKKKIFIESNKAQIINKYSWKSIVFRYESLFNEILKKK
- the wzx gene encoding O-unit flippase-like protein, whose protein sequence is MSKIVITRKDVVWGYVAQGCNIGANIFILPAIFRYLPSNTLGIWYIFVNLGMFATLIGLVFQTSFSRNISYAFGGATSLIKEGIDSDADVLGESNFPLIKSLIHAMRRFYGYVSAVMIVFLILIGSLYIRHLSRDLHDQDVIITSWILYSLSVVASFYCLYFSCILQGRGYIKEYNQLVIINRLVYMVLVFGLLYSGYGILGIAIANCISTIINFIVGDILAYKDGLRQTLKQTKIQAKDLMGIIWQNTYKLGLANMALFFSTRGSLFYASLFLPLATVAKYGLSIQVVNVFGSVSLLYYYSYSTYISQSWVTKELDVIRRIYSKSLVLFLFIYIVGCISILLFGDWALDFIGSGTTFLPTLPLALLFVVYLLDSNQTLALNLISSENKVPYLASSLWSALGIFILIPVFIRYFDWGIVGAILAVGVVQLCYQNWKWVLTVSEGFGMSYVQQIKYGVSNWLGKERSW
- a CDS encoding cob(I)yrinic acid a,c-diamide adenosyltransferase, with the protein product MKIYTKGGDKGKTGIHGGQRVDKDDIRIEANGTIDELNSMIGVVRAYLPREHEFQAILFKIQTELMVVMSHVATPSEMREKNPNKLPEDLAKFCEVCMDSMTDRMGESKTFVLPGGTLASAHLQLARTIARRSERRLWTLNKQDEVPANILQFINRLSDLFFTMARFDMFQEGTDEERWHDFLYKRKKNDD
- a CDS encoding SPOR domain-containing protein encodes the protein MKEFTSHIDYLIQKHDCVIIPDFGGFVLNREVAKIAADGSITPPRVTVGFNPDLKYNDGLLAESYMNAYSISYDIACKRIGDVVKRLNTILALRQPIQLGLLGKLSQETDGRLSFEPNHNISASHSETFGLSVLDIRRLVDIQEIQKVSIVNNRRSIYKRVFAGVGATAAAILVFFVTSTPISENENNNVQKSGFFTDLISASANHSNSIEILSDSSLDISSLEEIISETDVEAPITEVEVKKEEPKIEKVVPAVTQKAEPAKVAKATTVAETPTVKKAVEPKFFVIIGSAGSKSEAQKALKTFKDRGYKDANIVNSGDRNRIYVASFEDKAQAEKYLASFKKSNPKLNDAWVFTKRN
- a CDS encoding glycosyltransferase family 4 protein, yielding MKVLQINKYPSLKGGTETVLFETIRLLKESGYEVVLLSTDEGEITYAPTYTISYPDRNASLIKRVSNLPSFFYNRSAVKVLESVIKKEKPDIVHIHLYHNSFSNSIVPVLKKHNIPVVMTLHEYRQICPSYLLLDKNQHICEKCIDGNYFHCMFTQCAKGSLIESSLLTMEMFYRRMFYKTEKYVDKFICPSDFVYRKHLSFNKKIADKSVVIYNPVKKISLENINKGDYLLYFGRLSHEKGIQTLLSAMKQLPDVKLKIAGVGDLLFNDIPPNVELLGFKRQEELVSIIRKALFAVVPSRSYETFGLSCTESLSQGTPVIASNIGAIPEIVEHRKNGFLFDVGNVSSLVKTISEAISLSDEEYIHMAEAGQQSLIKFSADKYIKSLLSIYKELISK
- a CDS encoding O-antigen ligase gives rise to the protein MNEVLEKIRRPSIFILLLILNLRFLFTVVLGERQEILTILTFFFFLLSFDYTAMRREYLYWLGILIIVSLAQFTPYKQNVLTPIVLMQCISTLNLKTYLRYNIIILGGTALLMLLFVGTGQMIQAEAISTIRIRYDFGYGHPNAAALYYWGLFISILLYCYVSKYRNFIWILLAFLLLVSTYLYVETDSRSFIFAVISFILVLCYFSLRSRFKRDYRIGYSRYVLYLLPIVFVVLTIYFAINVNDYPVLNILLSKRLTLYKELLDGLTPLQYLLGTTAFDYIIVDNSYLHLLFEAGVLVFVYFVWLWFFAVKNMVKQQSFILIAVFISFLVYGLMESLLLYSVIIGNNIFWVLLYRYRYEEDELFDPESKVD